The segment TCCACACCGATCCAATTTTTCTGTATAAATTTCCCTGATGTGTTGATGCAAAAACTGTATCTCCAATTGCACATACGCTATTAATAGTTCCGGAAAATCCTGATGTATCAGCAATCCAGGTCTCTCCATGGTCTATGCTCATAAATAAAGTTGACACTGTAGGATAACCCCCGCTTATTATATAGGCACCATTGCCCGCATAAATTGTATCGCCCACAATTGACAGTCCGGTACAGCTACCTCCACCCGGCCCTGAAGTTTGCATCCATTCAGCTTTTGCAATTCCTGATAAAAACAGAAACGAGGATATAATAATAAGTGAAAAACGATTGATGGAAATTTTGTAAAACATTTTGTTTGGGATAAATTTAATACAAGATAACAAAATAAACTTTATAATTTTCCCTTTCGATAAATCCCTCAACTCTATCTGCAATTCCGACGCTCCGATATTTAAATATTCTTCATTATGAACTGCATTTACCAATAGCAACATTTTCATTGCACAACCAATTTCTTCATGAAGTTCCCTTCTTCCGAATGAATCGTAATAAAGTAGAGCCCTGTCGAAAGATCTTCTGAGGTTAATTCAATTGTATTGTTTCCTGAAAAGCTTTGTGAGAATACACAATTACCTGTTAGCTCAAATATCTTAAAACACCGTCAACGACATTTCGTCCGTTGAAAAAGAACCAACATCTCATACTTCTGTTCTGCTACAAAATAAATTGTCACACACCATCTTTCGAAAACTAATTAGTCTAATACTATCAGCCTCCTGATTTGAATCTCATTTCCTACAGAAAGTTTTATAAAATAAACTCCTGAACAATCGAAATCTTTTGTGTCGATATAAGTAGTAAAATATAAAAGCTCGGCGCATTACCGGGCTTATTATCCCCAAATGGCCATGCATTTATTTCTCCTGCAATTTATTGTTTAATTAAGTTCTTTCTTTTGATATTTTTTCCTGAAATCAGTTGAACGATATGAACTCCATTTGACAATTCTGAAATATCAATTGCTGTTTTCTGTTGTTCAATATTTATTGAGTATTCCAATTCTCCCAATAGATTAAATATTTTCAGTTCGGAATGAAGGAAATTTTCAGACATTGAAAAAGTAAAGGAGTTAAAAATTGGATTCGGATAAAAAGTAAAGTCAAATTTGTCAACCGGTTCATTTATTGAAGTAATTAAAAAGCATTGTGTTGTGTCAATTGGCATGAAAGAAATTAGTGCCAAACCAATATTATCATATCCATCATAAATATGGCTTGCTATAGTCGCAGAGTCTGTGCTACACCAATAATTATTGGGAATAGTCATGTTATACAATGATACATCATAATATAAATCGTATTGTATATTATTACAAATCCTGTTGCAATAAATTTCATCAATTTTCCAATGCAACTTTATTCCAATATTATTATTTTCAAAAACGTTATTTGTAATAATGTTAGGTCCGTCAGTAGAACCGCATTCCAATCCTATACCATTGGAAACTATTTCACAGTTGAAAATGGAATCATTATCATAAGTCCAAATGCCATTGACACTGTTCGAATCAATGATACAATTTTTTATTATCCCTCTTACAGGAATACGAAGGCCTGTTTGATTATTTGAAATGATACTATGATCAATTCGGATATCCGACTGATATTTTATTCCATAATTGTTATTTGTGAAAACTGAAGAATCAACATCGCAATAATTAAAATAATCATCTGAAAATAATCCCGCATAATTATACTCGAATTTCGAATTTTTAATAGTGGTCGATTTGGTATGGAGACATTGTTAAGCGCGTACGTTCCATATCGAAAATTACAATAAGCAAATTGAGAGGGAAGACTTAAATGTAAATAAATTTTATCCCAACTGCTTACTGCGGGCGAGGGAGAATTGCTTGTAAATTTAACATTTGGGAATACCACAGTTGTATCAACTACTATATATGGGCTATTTGCCAAAGTCCAGGTAGTATTGGTGTAAATTCCGCCACTAACATTCGTTTGTGAAAAAACGAACAGGGACTGAGCACATGTAATGATAATCGCTACTAAAGTTTTAATAATTGATTTTTTCATTTTAAATATTTTTTATTGTTTTTTTTATTTTACCCAAATATATTTTAATGATCCTAAAGCCCTCGCTCTACTATTTCTTTTTATGATCTTTCCAAACATTGTTCAACACAAAAGCATTTGACGTAAATATATAAATTATTATCAAAACTTACTGAACACTACATGGTAAAGTATTGGCTTGTCTTTCTAAAAGTTCGACAAATCTAAATGATTCCGTTATTTCCCTTATAATTTTCAAATTTTTGATCCAACAAATTTCTGAACTAACAGTTACTTCTTCAGAATCCTTAGGACACACACAAAAATAACGCTAAAGATCGCCGGTCACATTTCATTCTTCAAAAATTTCAACATACAACTACTTTCACTAAATTTTCCCTATGCGAAAAAAAAAGGTTACAACTTAATCTTAATATTTATCGAAAATAAAACATACATTTATCTCTCAATACTCC is part of the Bacteroidota bacterium genome and harbors:
- a CDS encoding T9SS type A sorting domain-containing protein, encoding MFELTGNCVFSQSFSGNNTIELTSEDLSTGLYFITIHSEEGNFMKKLVVQ
- a CDS encoding T9SS type A sorting domain-containing protein, whose translation is MECGSTDGPNIITNNVFENNNIGIKLHWKIDEIYCNRICNNIQYDLYYDVSLYNMTIPNNYWCSTDSATIASHIYDGYDNIGLALISFMPIDTTQCFLITSINEPVDKFDFTFYPNPIFNSFTFSMSENFLHSELKIFNLLGELEYSINIEQQKTAIDISELSNGVHIVQLISGKNIKRKNLIKQ